A single Micromonospora sp. CCTCC AA 2012012 DNA region contains:
- a CDS encoding NUDIX domain-containing protein: MPKTDYLNDPRAPKANSLVVAVTVFVQDDVGRVLLIRRSDNRLWALPGGAQDLGESTAQAARREVEEETGLHVELTGVSGIYSDPGHVIAYDDGEVRQELAICLRARPIGGALRTSDESSEVKWVEPETIEELPIHPSMLLRIRHGLKDDTPYLG, from the coding sequence ATGCCAAAGACCGACTACCTTAATGATCCGCGAGCGCCGAAAGCCAACTCGCTAGTGGTAGCTGTGACTGTGTTCGTTCAAGATGACGTCGGCCGCGTCCTCCTCATACGGCGCTCCGACAACCGCCTCTGGGCTCTGCCAGGAGGGGCGCAGGATCTGGGGGAGTCCACGGCACAGGCAGCCAGACGAGAAGTTGAAGAGGAAACGGGGCTACACGTCGAGCTGACCGGCGTGTCCGGTATCTACTCCGACCCAGGGCACGTCATCGCGTACGACGACGGCGAGGTGCGGCAGGAGCTCGCAATCTGCCTTCGCGCCCGACCGATCGGCGGCGCGCTCCGAACTAGTGACGAATCGTCAGAGGTGAAGTGGGTCGAGCCGGAGACCATTGAGGAGCTTCCGATCCACCCTTCCATGCTCCTGCGCATCCGGCACGGTTTGAAGGACGACACGCCCTACCTTGGTTAG
- a CDS encoding MFS transporter — MDRRSEPNRSAIYATTLVAFLAIAGIAVVDPILPAIGEAIGVTAWQVELLFTAYIAVMAVGMIPATLASGRFGFKPVLITGVSVVGVAAILASFSNNIVQLSVLRGVWGLGNAMFFATAMVVLVNLAVDREWVVGLFETALGLGFAVGPLIGGLLGHVSWRLPFFVCGVFMVLALVVAARKLREPTNRQAPVRVGQIFATYRKPAFIALCVVTGAYNFVFFVVLGYTPLFLHLDVVPLGLAFTAWGLGLAAGILVIGHRLAHRIGAVQTVGVAIVGLLACMALFATSHSTARSLVVLVLAGLCMGLANANLTDLALGLGSSDRRVATGAFNLVRWGAAAPAPIISGKLAEHGLALPFWVGFGVLAVGVLVYLAFGHVMAAGYGERVVWNRAARQAEHAPEEPVGEAY; from the coding sequence GTGGATCGGCGATCCGAACCCAACCGCAGTGCCATCTACGCCACCACGCTGGTGGCCTTCCTCGCCATCGCCGGCATCGCCGTGGTGGACCCGATCCTGCCCGCCATCGGTGAGGCGATCGGAGTCACTGCCTGGCAGGTCGAGCTGCTCTTCACCGCGTACATCGCGGTGATGGCGGTCGGCATGATCCCGGCGACCCTGGCCAGCGGCCGATTCGGCTTCAAGCCGGTGCTCATCACCGGCGTCTCGGTGGTCGGTGTGGCCGCCATCCTCGCGTCGTTCAGCAACAACATCGTGCAGCTGTCGGTGCTGCGGGGCGTGTGGGGGCTGGGCAACGCGATGTTCTTCGCCACCGCGATGGTGGTGCTGGTCAACCTCGCCGTCGACCGGGAATGGGTGGTCGGCCTCTTCGAGACCGCGCTCGGGCTCGGCTTCGCCGTCGGGCCGCTGATCGGTGGCCTGCTCGGGCACGTGAGCTGGCGACTGCCGTTCTTCGTCTGCGGCGTCTTCATGGTGCTGGCGCTGGTCGTCGCCGCCCGCAAGCTCCGCGAGCCGACCAACCGGCAGGCCCCCGTACGCGTCGGCCAGATCTTCGCCACCTACCGCAAGCCGGCGTTCATCGCGCTCTGCGTGGTCACCGGCGCCTACAACTTCGTCTTCTTCGTGGTGCTCGGCTACACCCCGCTCTTCCTGCACCTCGACGTGGTGCCGCTGGGGCTGGCCTTCACCGCCTGGGGCCTCGGCCTGGCCGCCGGCATCCTGGTGATCGGGCACCGGCTCGCCCACCGGATCGGCGCGGTACAGACCGTCGGTGTCGCCATCGTCGGCCTGCTCGCCTGCATGGCCCTCTTCGCCACCTCGCACTCCACCGCCCGTTCGCTGGTGGTGCTGGTGCTCGCCGGCCTCTGCATGGGCCTGGCCAACGCCAACCTCACCGACCTGGCGCTCGGCCTCGGCTCCAGCGACCGCCGGGTCGCCACCGGGGCGTTCAACCTGGTCCGCTGGGGCGCCGCCGCACCGGCGCCGATCATCTCCGGCAAGCTCGCCGAGCACGGCCTCGCCCTGCCGTTCTGGGTCGGCTTCGGCGTCCTCGCCGTGGGCGTGCTGGTCTATCTCGCCTTCGGGCACGTGATGGCCGCCGGTTACGGCGAGCGGGTGGTGTGGAACCGGGCCGCCCGTCAGGCCGAGCACGCTCCGGAGGAGCCGGTCGGCGAGGCGTACTGA
- a CDS encoding DUF4231 domain-containing protein, which produces MPVEGNFPSLLDDAEVASKKGQASFTRLTAAGLLAAIVAAMGGATNIDLEAGRHHFDLGGMAASLAFLAGIGVAIYLLVTKPERGWYEGRAAAESIKTLCWQYSVGGGIFALPGPQGAAELLLSRLREVVGSMKAIELGAITAGSQITDEMELLRRQPLAVRRATYLTERLDGQIKWYSDKAFYNQARVRRWFALAIFLQLLGVLLGMFKAFGVAEIDMLGIAAAIVAGISAWIQTKDHQNLAESYALTAREVSLVRTLGEAADLGDELPWSRFVDDAEQAISREHTSWLARRGGQRP; this is translated from the coding sequence ATGCCCGTCGAAGGAAATTTCCCAAGCCTGCTTGATGATGCCGAAGTGGCCTCAAAGAAGGGCCAAGCCAGCTTTACCCGACTAACGGCTGCTGGTTTGCTCGCGGCTATCGTCGCGGCCATGGGTGGCGCGACGAATATCGACCTGGAAGCAGGTAGACATCATTTTGATTTGGGAGGGATGGCGGCTAGCCTAGCTTTTCTGGCTGGCATCGGTGTTGCTATCTATTTGCTTGTCACCAAGCCGGAGCGCGGCTGGTATGAGGGGCGCGCTGCGGCAGAGTCAATAAAAACACTTTGCTGGCAATACAGCGTAGGTGGTGGAATCTTCGCCCTGCCTGGTCCGCAGGGTGCGGCCGAGCTGCTCCTCAGCCGTCTGCGGGAAGTGGTTGGGTCTATGAAGGCGATCGAGTTGGGGGCCATCACAGCCGGAAGCCAGATCACCGATGAAATGGAACTGCTACGCCGGCAGCCTCTTGCGGTGCGTCGCGCTACCTATCTTACTGAGCGTCTAGATGGCCAAATCAAGTGGTACTCAGACAAGGCATTCTACAATCAGGCTCGTGTGAGGCGCTGGTTTGCGCTGGCGATATTCCTTCAGCTTTTAGGCGTCCTGCTCGGTATGTTCAAGGCCTTCGGCGTTGCTGAAATCGACATGCTTGGTATTGCAGCAGCAATTGTGGCTGGCATAAGTGCTTGGATTCAGACGAAAGATCACCAGAATCTTGCGGAGTCCTATGCCTTGACGGCCAGAGAAGTTTCGCTAGTGCGCACGCTCGGGGAGGCTGCGGATCTGGGCGACGAGCTGCCATGGTCGCGCTTTGTCGATGATGCAGAGCAAGCCATCTCTAGGGAGCATACTTCCTGGCTTGCCCGCCGGGGCGGCCAACGGCCATGA
- a CDS encoding toll/interleukin-1 receptor domain-containing protein — protein sequence MRCTAPSQGHRTRSGAAACPVHGGSSYRSSYPSYPSPSNYASPTPARSGGGSGSSSGGGGSRSARPRWSPANSPVAYTSDEVAALDRYRSKVEAIGPRAKSYDLFLCHAWDDRRGIATELHNLLEAEDVSVWFSERDIILGQPFMREIDKGLAKTRIGLVLITPALLRRVESGGVSEKELSELLSRDLLIPVAHEVTYGEIRSVSPLLGSRNGLSTEEDSLEDIAKKIAELIAL from the coding sequence ATGCGATGTACAGCACCCAGTCAGGGCCACCGCACCCGCAGCGGTGCCGCTGCATGTCCCGTCCATGGTGGATCGTCGTACCGGTCGTCCTACCCGTCCTATCCGTCCCCGTCGAACTATGCTTCTCCAACCCCGGCCCGCAGCGGAGGCGGAAGCGGGTCCTCTAGTGGCGGCGGTGGCAGTCGGTCGGCGCGGCCTCGGTGGTCGCCAGCAAACTCGCCCGTTGCCTACACCTCTGACGAGGTCGCGGCGCTGGACCGCTATCGCAGCAAGGTCGAGGCGATAGGACCTCGAGCCAAGTCGTACGACCTGTTCCTTTGTCACGCCTGGGACGACCGGCGAGGGATCGCGACTGAGCTGCACAACCTCCTCGAAGCCGAGGACGTGTCGGTCTGGTTCAGCGAGAGGGACATCATCCTCGGCCAGCCGTTCATGCGGGAGATCGACAAGGGCCTGGCCAAGACGCGCATCGGTCTCGTGCTCATCACGCCCGCACTCCTCAGGCGCGTCGAGAGCGGCGGGGTGTCCGAGAAGGAACTCTCGGAACTGCTGTCGCGTGACCTGCTGATCCCTGTCGCGCATGAGGTCACTTACGGGGAGATTCGGTCGGTCAGCCCGCTGCTCGGCTCCCGCAACGGGTTGAGCACGGAGGAGGACTCCCTGGAGGACATCGCCAAGAAGATCGCTGAACTGATCGCCTTGTAA
- a CDS encoding sulfite exporter TauE/SafE family protein, with product MNISDAVLLVAAGLAAGTVNAVAGGGSLITFPALIAVGLPPVAANVSNSVSVFPGYVASVAGSRADLPPGRQLWPLLPTAVLGTVVGCVLLLATPARAFELVVPFLVLGATAVLAFQDPLRRLVGHPADLRPRRRTVTVQAMVAVGTVYGGYFGAALGVMLVAGLALVLDATLARVSAIKNLLSAVVGLTTLVVFALFGPVNWAAVAVVAPATLVGGYAGARLVRRLPPVVLKTLIVVFGTVIGLYLLWRALR from the coding sequence ATGAACATCTCCGACGCCGTACTCCTGGTGGCCGCCGGTCTCGCCGCGGGCACGGTGAACGCGGTGGCCGGCGGTGGTTCCCTGATCACCTTCCCGGCGCTGATCGCGGTCGGCCTGCCCCCGGTGGCGGCGAACGTCAGCAACTCGGTCTCGGTCTTCCCCGGTTACGTCGCCAGCGTCGCGGGCAGCCGGGCGGATCTGCCGCCCGGGCGGCAACTGTGGCCGTTGCTGCCCACCGCCGTGCTCGGCACGGTCGTCGGCTGCGTTCTGCTGCTGGCCACACCGGCGCGGGCCTTCGAGCTGGTGGTGCCGTTCCTGGTGCTGGGCGCGACCGCCGTGCTGGCCTTCCAGGATCCGCTGCGCCGGCTGGTCGGCCATCCGGCCGACCTGCGCCCGCGCCGCCGCACCGTCACGGTGCAGGCGATGGTCGCGGTCGGCACGGTGTACGGCGGCTACTTCGGCGCGGCGCTCGGCGTGATGCTGGTCGCCGGGCTGGCCCTGGTGCTGGACGCGACGCTGGCCCGGGTGTCGGCGATCAAGAACCTGCTCTCCGCCGTGGTGGGGCTGACCACGCTGGTGGTGTTCGCCCTCTTCGGCCCGGTGAACTGGGCGGCCGTCGCGGTGGTCGCGCCGGCCACCCTGGTCGGCGGGTACGCGGGTGCCCGGCTGGTCCGCCGGCTGCCGCCGGTGGTGCTGAAGACCCTGATCGTCGTCTTCGGCACGGTCATCGGGCTCTACCTGCTGTGGCGCGCGCTGCGCTGA
- a CDS encoding HD domain-containing protein, with product MSLVSWAYEVSRRNLSGTLPRRWAHVQGVALKARTLTAAVGDDGPLLEAAAILHDVGYAPHLAKTGFHPLDGAFYLRGLDAPDRLVHLVAHHSCAVREARLRGLDAQLAAFHDEEGPVRDALWMCDLTTTPDGEPTDFASRVAEIKERYGPGDLVTVFIDSAQQDLADAIARTSSRLQAVAG from the coding sequence ATGTCTCTCGTCTCGTGGGCCTACGAGGTCTCCCGCCGGAACCTCTCAGGCACGTTGCCTCGTCGGTGGGCTCATGTTCAGGGTGTCGCCCTAAAGGCCCGGACGCTTACCGCGGCTGTCGGTGACGACGGACCCCTGTTGGAGGCAGCCGCGATACTTCACGATGTCGGCTACGCACCTCACCTAGCAAAGACGGGCTTTCATCCGCTGGACGGCGCGTTCTACCTCCGAGGCTTGGACGCGCCCGATCGCTTGGTCCACCTGGTGGCCCATCACTCCTGTGCTGTTAGGGAGGCTCGTCTACGTGGGCTCGACGCACAGCTAGCTGCCTTTCATGACGAAGAAGGTCCCGTGAGAGACGCACTTTGGATGTGCGACCTCACCACGACGCCCGACGGAGAGCCCACGGACTTTGCGAGCCGGGTTGCCGAGATCAAGGAGCGGTACGGTCCCGGCGACCTGGTCACGGTCTTCATCGACAGCGCTCAGCAGGATCTAGCCGACGCTATTGCAAGAACAAGCAGCCGGCTCCAGGCCGTGGCCGGCTAA
- a CDS encoding TIR domain-containing protein translates to MAKHVFLSFVEEDLDLVWMFRGQARNKNLSLAFDDYSVKTPYNSTDAAYIKGQIRPLIRAASITVCLIGTATHMSSWVDWEIEYAAEQGKRLAGIRLHSSRKGERVPAALTRNRAMILNWDIDEIVRWIG, encoded by the coding sequence ATGGCCAAACATGTCTTTCTGTCCTTTGTTGAAGAGGACTTGGACCTCGTCTGGATGTTCCGCGGTCAGGCGAGGAACAAGAACCTGTCGCTAGCGTTCGACGATTATTCCGTGAAGACGCCGTACAACAGCACAGACGCCGCCTACATCAAGGGACAAATCAGGCCGCTTATTAGAGCGGCATCCATAACGGTATGTCTCATTGGCACCGCTACCCACATGAGCTCTTGGGTTGACTGGGAGATTGAATATGCCGCCGAGCAGGGCAAGCGCCTCGCCGGCATCCGATTGCATTCTAGCAGGAAAGGTGAGCGGGTGCCGGCCGCCCTTACCCGCAATAGAGCGATGATTCTCAACTGGGATATCGACGAAATTGTTCGATGGATTGGATAG
- a CDS encoding zinc ribbon domain-containing protein, with product MKADPKVQRRLLDLQSIDTALAQLAHRRRTLPERAELEALARDLSALEDERVRAQVAVDDLDRDITRLEKDVEQVRARKSKDENRLAGGGIPAREQEALQHELASLNRRQGDLEDAELELMEQRETAQGVLDGVERRIAEARERRAATEQRRDDSLAEIAREEEFKRSARQPLAGDLPTDLVGLYDKIREDTGLGAALLTGARCGGCRLELSGADLARIRKAAPDDVVRCEECRRIMVRTNESGL from the coding sequence GTGAAGGCTGACCCGAAGGTCCAGCGCCGCCTGCTCGACCTCCAGTCGATCGACACCGCCCTCGCCCAGCTGGCCCACCGCCGCCGGACGCTGCCCGAGCGGGCCGAGCTGGAGGCCCTCGCCCGGGACCTCTCCGCGCTGGAGGACGAGCGGGTCCGCGCCCAGGTCGCCGTCGACGACCTGGACCGGGACATCACCCGGCTGGAGAAGGACGTCGAGCAGGTCCGGGCGCGCAAGAGCAAGGACGAGAACCGCCTGGCCGGCGGCGGCATCCCGGCGCGGGAGCAGGAGGCGCTCCAGCACGAGCTGGCGTCGCTGAACCGCCGGCAGGGCGACCTGGAGGACGCCGAGCTGGAGCTGATGGAGCAGCGGGAGACCGCGCAGGGCGTCCTCGACGGGGTCGAGCGGCGGATCGCCGAGGCCCGGGAGCGGCGCGCCGCCACCGAGCAGCGCCGGGACGACAGCCTCGCCGAGATCGCCCGTGAGGAGGAGTTCAAGCGCTCCGCCCGCCAGCCGCTCGCCGGTGATCTCCCGACCGACCTGGTCGGCCTCTACGACAAGATCCGCGAGGACACCGGGCTCGGCGCGGCGCTGCTCACCGGGGCCCGCTGCGGCGGGTGCCGGCTGGAACTCTCCGGCGCGGACCTGGCCCGGATCCGCAAGGCCGCCCCGGACGACGTGGTCCGCTGCGAGGAGTGCCGACGGATCATGGTGCGTACCAACGAGTCGGGCCTGTAG
- a CDS encoding DUF5919 domain-containing protein, which produces MVQFYPTRGAVPHNLWDRLLDEATEEVGILVYVGMFLTEKPDLLDRLGQKANAGARIRILLGDRDSSAVKQRSIEEGIGRETISAKIDHANAFFRPLRSVAGVEVKSHSTVLYNSIYRFDREMIVNPHVYGKTAPMAPAMHLRKTATYGLFDTYAGSFEAVWESSRPSEGRL; this is translated from the coding sequence ATGGTCCAGTTTTACCCGACTCGCGGAGCGGTCCCTCACAACCTCTGGGATCGACTTCTGGATGAAGCAACGGAGGAAGTTGGCATCCTTGTCTACGTCGGGATGTTCCTTACCGAGAAGCCCGATCTTCTGGACCGCCTAGGCCAGAAGGCAAACGCCGGCGCAAGGATCCGGATCCTGCTAGGTGACCGGGACAGCAGTGCTGTAAAGCAGCGGAGCATCGAGGAGGGAATTGGACGCGAGACAATCTCGGCGAAAATCGACCACGCCAACGCATTCTTCCGGCCGCTTCGCAGCGTGGCGGGGGTTGAGGTGAAAAGCCATTCAACCGTGCTTTACAACTCGATCTACCGCTTCGACAGGGAAATGATCGTCAACCCGCATGTCTACGGCAAGACAGCACCCATGGCACCGGCGATGCACCTACGGAAGACGGCAACCTACGGCCTCTTCGATACCTACGCCGGCAGCTTCGAGGCGGTCTGGGAATCGTCGAGGCCATCAGAAGGCAGGCTCTAG
- a CDS encoding bifunctional RNase H/acid phosphatase: protein MAVRAVVIEADGGSRGNPGPAGFGAVVRDSETGEVLAERSESIGTATNNVAEYRGLIAGLEAAAELGATEVEARMDSKLVVEQMCGRWQIKHPGLRPLAAQAAGLVGRFAQVRFSWIPRERNTHADALANAAMDVAAGKPPARAVVASPRIVEPPREVAAPDSAARAAAREVAARAATGRATGTDPATTPASWEPRPTEEATRLILVRHGETERTVQKRYSGRGDVPLTERGRAQARASAARVAALAPSVAAVVSSPLSRCTATAEAIAAVVGNPPVRTDDDLIECDFGLWEGRTFAEVRDGWAGELDAWLASTRIAPPEGESFVAVAERTARAVDRLRTAYPGETVVVVSHVSPIKLVLRDALAATDAFLHRLYLDTAGISLLDLYPDGGVAVRLVNDTAHL, encoded by the coding sequence GTGGCGGTGCGCGCGGTCGTCATCGAGGCCGACGGCGGGTCCCGGGGCAATCCCGGTCCCGCCGGTTTCGGCGCGGTGGTCCGGGACTCCGAGACCGGCGAGGTGCTCGCCGAACGCTCCGAGTCGATCGGCACCGCCACCAACAACGTCGCCGAATACCGGGGCCTGATCGCCGGGCTGGAGGCCGCCGCCGAGCTGGGCGCGACCGAGGTCGAGGCCCGGATGGACTCGAAGCTCGTGGTCGAGCAGATGTGCGGCCGCTGGCAGATCAAGCACCCCGGCCTGCGCCCGCTCGCCGCGCAGGCCGCCGGGCTGGTCGGCCGGTTCGCGCAGGTGCGGTTCAGCTGGATCCCCCGGGAACGCAACACGCACGCCGACGCGCTGGCCAACGCGGCGATGGACGTCGCCGCCGGGAAGCCCCCGGCCCGCGCCGTCGTCGCGTCACCCCGGATCGTGGAGCCGCCCCGCGAGGTGGCCGCCCCTGATTCGGCCGCCCGTGCCGCGGCGCGCGAGGTGGCCGCCCGGGCGGCCACCGGCCGCGCCACCGGCACCGACCCGGCCACCACACCGGCCTCCTGGGAGCCGCGCCCGACCGAGGAGGCCACCCGGCTGATCCTGGTCCGGCACGGCGAGACCGAGCGGACCGTGCAGAAGCGCTACTCCGGCCGCGGCGACGTGCCGCTGACCGAGCGGGGCCGGGCCCAGGCCCGGGCCAGCGCCGCCCGGGTGGCCGCGCTCGCGCCGTCCGTCGCGGCCGTGGTCAGTTCCCCGCTGTCCCGGTGTACGGCCACCGCCGAGGCGATCGCCGCGGTCGTCGGCAACCCGCCGGTACGCACCGACGACGACCTGATCGAGTGCGACTTCGGCCTCTGGGAGGGGCGGACCTTCGCCGAGGTGCGCGACGGTTGGGCGGGTGAGCTGGACGCCTGGCTCGCCTCCACCCGGATCGCTCCGCCCGAGGGGGAGTCCTTCGTCGCCGTCGCCGAGCGGACCGCCCGCGCCGTCGACCGCCTGCGTACGGCGTACCCCGGGGAGACCGTCGTGGTGGTCTCGCACGTCTCCCCGATCAAGCTCGTGCTGCGCGACGCCCTCGCGGCCACCGACGCCTTCCTCCACCGCCTCTACCTGGACACCGCCGGCATCTCCCTGCTCGACCTGTACCCCGACGGCGGCGTCGCCGTCCGCCTGGTCAACGACACCGCCCACCTCTGA
- a CDS encoding MarR family winged helix-turn-helix transcriptional regulator has translation MTDDHTSGPLPDEITLGRIETEVALLMRFGEATRRATGTAEHRVLDRAAYVILRHLDTAGPQNVSALAATLNLDGSTVTRQVSAMQRDGLIARTPDPADGRGTVISPTAAGLQRMAAVQAARTRLYGEILAAWDEGDRDTLAELLRRLNEALNSRNRSRSTR, from the coding sequence ATGACGGACGACCACACGAGCGGACCGCTGCCGGACGAGATCACCCTGGGCCGGATCGAGACCGAGGTGGCCCTGCTGATGCGCTTCGGCGAGGCCACCCGACGGGCCACCGGCACCGCCGAGCACCGGGTGCTCGACCGGGCGGCGTACGTGATCCTCCGGCACCTGGACACGGCCGGGCCGCAGAACGTCTCCGCGCTCGCCGCCACGCTCAACCTGGACGGCTCCACGGTCACCCGGCAGGTCTCGGCGATGCAGCGGGACGGCCTGATCGCGCGTACCCCCGACCCGGCGGACGGACGCGGCACCGTCATCTCCCCCACCGCCGCCGGCCTCCAGCGGATGGCCGCCGTGCAGGCGGCCCGCACCCGGCTCTACGGTGAGATCCTCGCCGCCTGGGACGAGGGCGACCGGGACACCCTGGCGGAGCTGCTGCGCCGGCTCAACGAGGCGCTGAATTCCCGCAACCGCTCCCGGTCGACGCGCTGA
- the mctP gene encoding monocarboxylate uptake permease MctP, with protein MWRDHLTEIIVFTFLFLLVSAMGFVAARWRAPRDMAHLDEWGLGGRNFGGWITWFLIGGDLYTAYTFVAVPALVFGAGAMGFFAVPYTIVIYPMVFLVLCRLWSVSHRHGYVTPADFVRNRFDSPILALLVAITGIVATMPYIALQLVGIESVLKTMGVTGDNALARHLPIIIAFAILAAYTYQSGLRAPALIAFVKDSLIYIVILVAVIYLPYKLGGWGSIFDAADAKFKASPAPGDGILLNANNQLQYVTLAFGSALALFLYPHSITGVLSSRNRDVIKRNMSALPAYSLLLGLIALLGYMAIAAKVKPLPGATAGSVDSNTVVPLLFDQQFPDWFAGVAYAAIGIGALVPAAIMSIAAANLFTRNIYKEYLKRDASPAQEAQVSKITSLLVKVGALAFIIFLDPQFSIDLQLIGGVIILQTLPAVALGLYTRWFHRWALIGGWVAGMGMGMWMLYQIANPVTGKKHFAGSAFPLSEFGFDTKKTIYVGIVAVLVNLAVAALLTLALRAGKVADGVDHTRPDDYFADEGDPRVVPGTDRDADSAREPVA; from the coding sequence ATGTGGCGTGACCACCTGACCGAGATCATCGTCTTCACGTTCCTCTTCCTGCTGGTCAGCGCGATGGGCTTCGTGGCGGCCCGGTGGCGTGCGCCGCGGGACATGGCGCACCTCGACGAGTGGGGGCTGGGCGGCCGCAACTTCGGCGGCTGGATCACGTGGTTCCTGATCGGCGGCGACCTCTACACCGCGTACACCTTCGTGGCGGTGCCGGCGCTCGTCTTCGGCGCGGGCGCGATGGGCTTCTTCGCGGTGCCCTACACGATCGTCATCTATCCGATGGTCTTCCTGGTGCTCTGCCGGCTCTGGTCGGTGTCGCACCGGCACGGCTACGTCACCCCGGCGGACTTCGTCCGCAACCGGTTCGACTCGCCGATCCTGGCGCTGCTGGTGGCGATCACCGGCATCGTCGCGACCATGCCGTACATCGCGTTGCAGCTGGTCGGCATCGAGTCGGTGCTCAAGACGATGGGCGTGACCGGCGACAACGCCCTGGCCCGGCACCTGCCGATCATCATCGCGTTCGCCATCCTGGCCGCCTACACCTACCAGTCCGGGCTGCGCGCCCCGGCGCTGATCGCCTTCGTCAAGGACTCGCTGATCTACATCGTGATCCTGGTGGCGGTCATCTACCTGCCGTACAAGCTGGGCGGCTGGGGGAGCATCTTCGACGCCGCCGACGCCAAGTTCAAGGCGTCACCCGCGCCCGGGGACGGCATCCTGCTCAACGCCAACAACCAGCTCCAGTACGTCACCCTGGCGTTCGGGTCGGCGCTGGCGCTCTTCCTCTATCCGCACAGCATCACCGGCGTGCTCTCCAGCCGGAACCGTGACGTGATCAAGCGGAACATGTCGGCGCTGCCGGCGTACAGCCTGCTGCTCGGGTTGATCGCGCTGCTCGGCTACATGGCGATCGCGGCGAAGGTGAAGCCGCTGCCGGGGGCAACCGCGGGCAGTGTGGACAGCAACACGGTGGTGCCGTTGCTGTTCGACCAGCAGTTCCCGGACTGGTTCGCCGGGGTGGCGTACGCGGCGATCGGCATCGGCGCGCTGGTGCCGGCGGCGATCATGTCGATCGCGGCGGCGAACCTCTTCACCCGCAACATCTACAAGGAGTACCTGAAGCGGGACGCCAGCCCGGCGCAGGAGGCGCAGGTCTCGAAGATCACGTCGCTGCTGGTCAAGGTGGGCGCGCTGGCGTTCATCATCTTCCTGGACCCGCAGTTCTCCATCGACCTCCAGCTCATCGGCGGCGTGATCATCCTCCAGACGCTGCCGGCGGTGGCGCTGGGCCTCTACACCCGCTGGTTCCACCGGTGGGCCCTGATCGGCGGCTGGGTGGCCGGCATGGGCATGGGCATGTGGATGCTCTATCAGATCGCCAACCCGGTGACCGGCAAGAAGCACTTCGCCGGCTCGGCCTTCCCGCTGTCGGAGTTCGGCTTCGACACCAAGAAGACGATCTATGTCGGCATCGTGGCGGTGCTGGTCAACCTGGCGGTGGCCGCGCTGCTGACCCTGGCCCTGCGGGCCGGGAAGGTCGCCGACGGGGTGGACCACACCCGGCCGGACGACTACTTCGCCGACGAGGGCGACCCCCGGGTCGTCCCCGGCACCGACCGCGACGCCGACTCCGCCCGCGAGCCCGTCGCCTGA
- a CDS encoding DUF3311 domain-containing protein, giving the protein MAAPEPEAPTTARSRAKDHSPWNWLLFIPIVVPLIPAFFNADSPRLFGFPRFYWLQLAWIILGVATTTLVYQMTKKRGEH; this is encoded by the coding sequence ATGGCAGCACCCGAACCGGAGGCGCCGACCACGGCGCGATCCAGGGCGAAGGACCACAGCCCCTGGAACTGGTTGCTCTTCATACCGATCGTGGTGCCGCTGATCCCGGCCTTCTTCAACGCCGACTCACCCCGACTGTTCGGGTTCCCGCGCTTCTACTGGCTGCAACTGGCCTGGATCATCCTCGGCGTGGCCACCACCACGCTGGTCTACCAGATGACCAAGAAGCGGGGTGAGCACTGA